CACCAGTGGTGGGACCGCTACTTCCTAGCACTGGAAAATCCTAACGTAAGCTAAAAATATCGTCACTGTGGTAAAGCTTTTAACTTGCTCGATCACAGTGCTATCATTTTAAATGGATTTTAAATAAACCTGAGGTAACTGCATCATAAGCAGGCTGTTAGTTGTGCatgtacttgataacaatgcTTTCCAATATCAAAATTCGAAAGTGTCTAGactaaaaggaaaaggaaaaatttgCTTAACATTAAACAACCCCAAGCCTTTATAAAGACTGGTCGTATCCAGTAACTTCTattatcaaagaaaaagaagcaCTTTAAAAATTGAATCATATGTACAGTGCATTGATTTGTGGGTGAGAAGAATAGAGGAGCCACTCTCAGATTGAATGATAAAAAGGCTGTTGTCACGGCAAGCTGCAGGTTGTTGTGAATATTATGCCATGGAATTATTCGAACtgcatgattttgtgtacaggacccggtacacaaaatgaaataaagaggAGGGTTACAGGTAGGATGATTGGGTGAGTGGAGACACCAGTCATGTTTGTCAAGAAATATAACAACATTTGTGCATTCCTTCACAAAGAAGGCTTGCCGATTCCGAACCTGGTCGGGGCCTTTACTCAGCACTCATGAATGATAGTGCTATCTAAAGGCAACTTTACTCATCGAAACAATTAATTTTTCCAAGAACTTAACAGCGCTGCCACTCGCCATTGTCGCCAAAACTAAACTCAAACCTGGTTGGCTCAAATCTGATGCAACTTggctcaaacttttcaaatgcttttactgttgAGTCAAACATCAAAGTCAGAAAAAATCCTGGTAAATTACCCATTTGGctaaacttgtcaaaaatgCAGAGCTGCCCCAGAAATTACATGTACGGTGGTGATCTATGACAAGTTTGAAATAACAAAGATGAACCTGCTACCACTGTACCATGACAAAGATTTCACAACATCATCAACCAAACTTTTCTCCAACACAACTGCTTTTTCCCAGACAAGATAATCACTTAAGTGGAATTTGGTATTGCACTTGCAGGTCAATGACAAGGAATGGCCGCTGCCCAAAATCAGCCAAACGATCGGCTTTTGGGAAATTGATGAAGATATGACAGACGTACCGCAGCATCTGTTGGAGATCAGATCCGGCCTCACACAACAATGCCCAGCGGTAAgttaaatttttgaatgaacaaaataaaagatgATCAGAGAGTAAGAGAACAAAAGAcagcaaaaacttaaaaacaaGGCTTATCTTATTCCAGCTGCAGGGTTGAATCTTTGGGCTAATAGCCCTTATTCGAATGAGTCCCTCTGGTCTGAAGTTAAATTCATCAGCTTCAATCATTTTGTTCGAGTTGGTTGCAATAGTGAGATTTTGCTATCCTATTCCACTGCAAGGTGGGGAATTCCTCATCATCTCTGCGTAATTCATGCAAGATAAACAGACTACTATTTCGATGTCCTTATACCCTTGTCACATGCTGTAAACTGGGTAATGCTCACCACTGCTGGATTTATTAATGATTCTTGATAATCAATTTCTACTGTAGTTTATAATGAATTTATTCACAGTTTTATTTGTTTAAGGTGATCATTGGTAATCAAGGACAAATGCCGGCAATTCAAGAGGTAGATCGAACAAAAATTGAGATTGGTGATCTGGCGGCAATATACACCGTGGAAAAGGAGGGTAGACCATGGATCGCCAAGGTGATTGATATCAATGAGGACACGATCAAGATTCATTGGTTCCATGGGTCTTGGAATGGAGTTTGCCGGCCATGGTACAACAACATCAGCAAAAAGCAAGTACCATGGCTGGATGAAGTTCATGTGACGAGTGTTGTTCTGTGGGGGTTTAGATTGACAGAGAAGGGTGCTTGTTTGACTAGGACTGTGGCCAGAGAGTTGAAAGACAGGTACGATCAAATAGATAGTGAGGAGACATCTTCCTCTCTTTCATAAATGACCAAACCACCCTGGCTAATAAGGGGTGGTccataattttcaacattttcacaagcgtACAATACGTAcgggggagggagggggtcaaAACACCAATGTACACTTTCTTTAAGAAAttaataaaatgttgatcatCTGTATTGTACGAATCGCGGGACGCatttaaatttcgcgcgctgCTCACACGGTTAGCTCTGCTTGCTTCCTATTCAACAAGACAATGGCCGCACGTGGTGACTTTGATGCGCTATTTTTGTTAATTAACAAGAGTGATACGACTATTCACAGCCGACCCAGCAATGAATATgaacaatatcttgtttatattattttgaaaacaatgttgACGGGCAATGACTGACCAAGTTCAAAATGCAACCAGAAAACACAACTAGAACCCCCTTGCTTGTGTATTTTGGAACGTGGGTCATTCGGCCATCAACATTTTTCATTCGGGATTGTACACtttaggggggaggggggttgccCAAAAGAGTACGTTTTGTgcacttgtgaaaatgttaaaaattatGGACCACCCCTAAGTAAGTGCCAATGAACTAACATTGTGGTTGTTCGTACAGCGACAGAATTGTCGTACATTCGtgtatatttctttctttctatcaaaatgtcaagttgtgttagaatcatggctgggatgggttaaagtggaaTTATTCAATTCAAACCTCTTAAAGGGAACCTATCAAGaaatgcttataaaaatggggagttttgaacggcccggttaaaacctatggcgggaataagcttccttGGTTAGATATTAGTAGTTTCAAGGTCCTCTAGGTAGTTGCTGATGTGAGCTGTTTATTtggctaacattgcataacaCTACTGGCTCCATTCAATGAACTGCGTAAGAGGATCTCCAATTTAGTTATTCTAACTACCCATCAGCCACGCAAAAATAAAGACTTGGGTCACGACAAGATCTCTTTAAGTCTTTCAGGTCAACATGTGCTTGGCCTATGAGATGGGCCTGAATCCAGAGTGAACAGTGAAATccatcatgtacattttacattgtaTACTGTGTAGGCTGTCAGAGTGTGTGTAAATAGTATATGCCATGTCTGTGTACTGTTTCTAGTTGATGTAGGGCCATTTATAGTCAGAAGTATGCCTTACATAATTTCTTTTCCATGATTATTTGACTGGTGACGGTAGCTTGACAGACCTGACCGTATTCTTGGCAGATCCCATCATCACATAATTAAGAatgcgttgccatggtaacctgtcaatttttaaaaactatAAACTCATTGCCATGCCTCCATCTTTCAATATGATCTTGAATCATCATTCACAGCTTCCAGCTGCAGGAAAGTTTTGAGTGACAAGGCTTCAAGGCCTGGACTCGAGGGATTTTATGAGCTACACTAATTAAGACGCTGCAAGTAGTTTGTCCAAAATTATCCTATCTGATCACGTTTTGCTCAGCTTGACAAGTACATAAGATTGCAGCTTTTAGTTGAGCTCTTGTCATTAATCCCTTGAGTTTCGTCCCAATAAGTGTTATTGGGCCCATGCAGTCATTCTGGGACTCATCAGCAGACCAGCAGACCACAAACTTGAGCCAACAAAACGCAAActgtaaatattgaatgaatgaatatcaaaagagAAGTGCAAAGactatttttcagtcaaaacaCCTTGATTTGATTTATAACACAGAGTCAAGCATGACGTCCCTAGGATGATGTTAGTAAAGAtttcaacagagcatgcagCATGGTCAAGCAGTAAGCAAAGCAGcaacaaacaaaaaagacaaactttaactttttgagGCAATGGAAAGCAGTGCATAGGCTTCAGCAACTCAATGATCTGGGATGTTTTGAGATCAGCGATGGGATATCCAAGACTGGCATCACATAACAAAACCTCCAACAAAGTCTCCACCAGGTTGCTTTAGAGATTCACCACCACTACACCAGGCAGCAGAAGATCATTATGATAGTTCATTGAATTTGTTTACAGTTTCACAATGATGTGAATCTTCAACTAAAAACCTGGGATGCTTGTTGAAAGTGGTGGTTAATACTGAGACGAGCGCTTTTCCGCCTTTGCATcaaattttaattattttttttggGTAAAGCTTGAGGGGGGTTTAAGATGCTGATTGATGGGTACATAAGATGTGTCTTAGCCTATTTGTACTCATGTGGACtgcaaagttcaaaattttgccatcttggaatgctagtatcttcttcatcttcatcttgttTGTTCCATTTAATTTCGGGCTAAATTACTGTTGCACATCATGAAATGCTGAAGTGTCTCTTGAAACTCTCATCATAAGTACATTGTATAAGATGTGTCTTGGCCTCTAAATTGAAATAATCTTGTTAACCTATTGCATCTATTGTTAAATGATTGTCTAAGTTGTTTACAGACAAATCACTTCCAGCTATACAGAAAAAAGTTCC
Above is a genomic segment from Lineus longissimus chromosome 14, tnLinLong1.2, whole genome shotgun sequence containing:
- the LOC135499206 gene encoding uncharacterized protein LOC135499206, with translation MRLLTYRGFPDLADEPAVVEPSTEWMKLDEVRKGVKALGPRLVSRDHQWWDRYFLALENPNVNDKEWPLPKISQTIGFWEIDEDMTDVPQHLLEIRSGLTQQCPAVIIGNQGQMPAIQEVDRTKIEIGDLAAIYTVEKEGRPWIAKVIDINEDTIKIHWFHGSWNGVCRPWYNNISKKQVPWLDEVHVTSVVLWGFRLTEKGACLTRTVARELKDRYDQIDSEETSSSLS